The Osmia lignaria lignaria isolate PbOS001 chromosome 14, iyOsmLign1, whole genome shotgun sequence genome has a window encoding:
- the LOC117607168 gene encoding methionine aminopeptidase 1 — MALTFGMCETPGCKTMASLQCPTCLKIGIQGSYFCTQDCFKRSWKTHKVIHQLAKGTGGDKTSNEYNPWPFYHYTGKLRPYKREPRREVPEEIKRPDYATHSTGVSISEQAVRGSAQIKVLDDEEIEGMRVACKLGREVLDEAARTCDVGVTTAEIDKAVHEACVERDCYPSPLNYYQFPASCCTSVNEVICHGIPDTRPLQNGDICNVDVTVYHNGFHGDLNETFLVGNVKPEVRKLVEVTYECLSKAIDIVRPGEKYREIGNVIQKHAQAHGFSVVRSYCGHGIHRLFHTAPSVPHYAKNKAVGVMKPGHCFTIEPMISQGTWRDEMWPDTWTAVTADGQWSAQFEHTLLVNETGCDILTKRLTNDGKPWFMDRT; from the exons atggCACTCACTTTCGGTATGTGCGAAACTCCTGGTTGTAAAACTATGGCCAGCCTTCAATGTCCAACTTGTTTGAAAATAGGCATACAGGGTTCATACTTTTGCACTCAG gATTGTTTCAAACGGAGCTGGAAAACTCATAAAGTTATTCATCAGTTAGCTA AAGGAACAGGAGGTGATAAAACATCCAATGAATACAATCCATGGCCGTTTTATCATTACACTGGCAAATTACGTCCTTACAAAAGGGAACCTCGCAGAGAAGTACCTGAAGAAATTAAACGGCCAGACTATGCTACGCATTCTACAGGGGTATCAATAAGTGAACAAGCGGTAAGAGGCTCTGCCCAAATAAAGGTTCTTGATGATGAAGAAATTGAGGGCATGAGAGTAGCTTGTAAG CTCGGGCGAGAAGTTTTGGACGAAGCTGCGCGTACATGCGACGTAGGTGTCACGACAGCCGAGATTGATAAAGCGGTTCACGAGGCATGCGTCGAGAGAGACTGTTATCCGTCTCCGCTGAATTATTATCAGTTTCCAGCTAGTTGCTGTACTTCTGTTAACGAAGTGATTTGTCATGGAATTCCTGATACTAGGCCCCTCCAAAATGGAGATATCTGCAATG TTGATGTGACTGTATATCATAACGGTTTTCACGGTGACTTAAACGAAACGTTTCTAGTCGGCAATGTTAAACCGGAAGTTAGAAAATTAGTCGAAGTTACGTACGAATGTTTATCGAAAGCCATAGACATTGTACGACCCGGTGAAAAATACCGAGAGATTGGGAACGTGATTCAGAAACATGCACAAGCACATGGTTTTAGCGTGGTACGCAGTTACTGCGGTCACGGAATTCATCGTTTATTTCACACTGCACCCAGTGTTCCTCACTATGCCA aaaataaggCTGTGGGTGTTATGAAACCAGGACATTGCTTTAccatagaaccaatgatatctCAAGGTACGTGGAGAGATGAAATGTGGCCGGACACTTGGACGGCGGTCACCGCTGATGGTCAATGGTCTGCACAATTTGAGCATACGTTGTTGGTTAACGAAACTGGTTGTGATATTCTTACAAAACGGCTGACAAACGATGGGAAACCGTGGTTCATGGATCGTACATAG
- the LOC117607167 gene encoding uncharacterized protein LOC117607167 isoform X3, with translation MYKKAWPMTHRISTGNMMHINGNVPKRMVPKLPNYRIRRPPMFSMPPVIWKQQMPMRAPLNNHAVLPQRPPVKEFHSVNKMPEYSPEYRPEAAVLPPTHRGSVDDDKGPIHTIPAPNLSPMDKPFNGEMNAEEMAQRQQTTDAAYKINAHVGSILQNFDLATIGTSLAPQKPVTSPTPTQHQYEVTETNGVSQKEYQTVLPTFIPPEYATLSTLINPDFQSNDVFLNNHPASNIGLIGTNIQLGQPNLPMQTNLHSSLHVGFPGTAGQTPYIINQQIPDLHVGHPAPAGPPLSATQLYDLLNSFPQKIPEQYQAGQQPQLQQHILQQQLGQFFQPTGVTGFSQPQMQSFNYDEQDNKEQQQQQQQQQQQQQILFNPEYVAERVNTNYNVEQEVSIDDQENNNLRQDDELAYINEGAEQLENNIDYEDTNTQKGQTTYFNKVSNNNGISSQFYTTLPNREAAEKLAALAAAGNVNSQLIGQLRKQQQQHENMQNEEAMPPNHKNEDYDQTYQDRTHNRQKHRQSQQEQEQQLQKYEEQQKEYERQQEQHRQRQSAVYSNKRPLRIMVPDENDYNNESQNNQSKENTEVEYEYENDEADALNSQSNSSYDGRNYEQSNAEFGSRLSPKNGA, from the exons ATGTACAAAAAAGCCTGGCCAATGACCCACAGAATCTCCACAGGGAATATGATGCATATCAATGGGAACGTGCCAAAAAGAATGGTTCCAAAACTTCCAAATTACAG AATTCGTCGACCACCCATGTTCAGTATGCCTCCTGTTATTTGGAAGCAACAAATGCCAATGAGAGCCCCTTTGAACAACCACGCGGTTCTTCCGCAGCGTCCACCAGTGAAGGAGTTTCATTCGGTGAATAAAATGCCGGAGTACAGTCCAGAGTACAGGCCGGAAGCCGCTGTCTTACCACCGACTCATAGAGGCAGCGTTGACGATGACAAAGGACCCATTCATACAATTCCTGCGCCGAATCTTAGTCCTATGGACAAGCCTTTTAACGGTGAAATGAATGCCGAAGAAATGGCTCAACGTCAGCAGACGACCGACGCTGCTTACAAAATTAATGCTCATG TAGGTTCCATACTGCAAAACTTTGACCTTGCCACCATAGGCACCAGCTTGGCACCTCAGAAACCGGTGACCAGTCCTACGCCGACTCAGCATCAATACGAAGTTACCGAAACCAATGGTGTCAGTCAGAAAGAATATCAGACGGTTCTACCAACGTTCATACCACCGGAATACGCAACGCTCTCTACGTTAATTAATCCCGATTTCCAGTCTAACGATGTCTTCTTGAATAACCATCCGGCGTCTAATATCGGTCTCATCGGAACCAACATTCAACTTGGACAACCTAATCTACCAATGCAAACGAATCTTCACAGTTCCCTGCACGTTGGATTCCCGGGTACCGCTGGCCAAACGCCATACATTATAAATCAACAGATACCTGATTTACACGTGGGTCATCCGGCACCAGCTGGTCCCCCACTTTCGGCTACTCAACTTTATGATCTTCTAAACAGTTTCCCTCAAAAGATACCTGAACAATATCAAGCAG GTCAACAACCACAGCTTCAACAACATATTCTTCAGCAACAACTCGGTCAATTCTTCCAACCTACCGGAGTAACAGGTTTCTCCCAGCCCCAGATGCAATCGTTCAATTACGACGAGCAGGATAACAaggaacaacagcaacaacaacaacagcagcagcagcagcagcagattTTATTCAATCCAGAATACGTCGCTGAAAGAGTGAACACTAATTATAACGTTGAACAAGAAGTTTCTATAGACGATCAGGAGAATAATAATCTACGTCAAGATGATGAGCTTGCTTATATTAACGAAGGGGCCGAGCAATTAGAGAATAACATCGACTATGAAGATACTAATACTCAGAAAGGTCAAACAACATATTTCAACAAAGTATCAAACAACAATGGTATATCTTCACAATTTTATACAACGCTACCGAATCGCGAAGCAGCTGAAAAATTAGCTGCTCTGGCTGCGGCTGGTAATGTTAACAGTCAACTGATCGGACAACTTAGgaaacaacagcaacaacatgAAAATATGCAGAACGAGGAGGCTATGCCTCCGAATCACAAGAATGAAGATTACGATCAGACTTATCAAGACAGGACGCATAACAGACAGAAACATAGACAAAGTCAACAGGAACAGGAACAACAATTGCAGAAGTACGAAGAACAACAGAAGGAATACGAAAGACAACAGGAACAACATCGTCAAAGACAGAGCGCCGTGTACAGTAATAAACGACCCCTGAGAATCATGGTACCAGATGAGAATGATTATAATAACGAATCTCAGAATAATCAGTCGAAGGAGAACACTGAAGTTGAATATGAATATGAAAATGATGAAGCTGATGCTTTGAATTCGCAATCTAATTCGTCGTATGATGGGAGAAATTACGAACAATCAAACGCGGAATTTGGCTCGCGTTTGAGTCCAAAGAATGGAGCATAA
- the LOC117607167 gene encoding uncharacterized protein LOC117607167 isoform X1 — MKTTNWICLLVACVCLVEARYKIRRPPLPPLQPAKLMYKKAWPMTHRISTGNMMHINGNVPKRMVPKLPNYRIRRPPMFSMPPVIWKQQMPMRAPLNNHAVLPQRPPVKEFHSVNKMPEYSPEYRPEAAVLPPTHRGSVDDDKGPIHTIPAPNLSPMDKPFNGEMNAEEMAQRQQTTDAAYKINAHVGSILQNFDLATIGTSLAPQKPVTSPTPTQHQYEVTETNGVSQKEYQTVLPTFIPPEYATLSTLINPDFQSNDVFLNNHPASNIGLIGTNIQLGQPNLPMQTNLHSSLHVGFPGTAGQTPYIINQQIPDLHVGHPAPAGPPLSATQLYDLLNSFPQKIPEQYQAGQQPQLQQHILQQQLGQFFQPTGVTGFSQPQMQSFNYDEQDNKEQQQQQQQQQQQQQILFNPEYVAERVNTNYNVEQEVSIDDQENNNLRQDDELAYINEGAEQLENNIDYEDTNTQKGQTTYFNKVSNNNGISSQFYTTLPNREAAEKLAALAAAGNVNSQLIGQLRKQQQQHENMQNEEAMPPNHKNEDYDQTYQDRTHNRQKHRQSQQEQEQQLQKYEEQQKEYERQQEQHRQRQSAVYSNKRPLRIMVPDENDYNNESQNNQSKENTEVEYEYENDEADALNSQSNSSYDGRNYEQSNAEFGSRLSPKNGA; from the exons ATGAAG acGACAAATTGGATCTGTTTGTTGGTCGCATGCGTGTGCCTCGTCGAAGCCAGGTACAAGATCCGAAGACCACCATTGCCCCCTCTCCAACCGGCAAAATTAATGTACAAAAAAGCCTGGCCAATGACCCACAGAATCTCCACAGGGAATATGATGCATATCAATGGGAACGTGCCAAAAAGAATGGTTCCAAAACTTCCAAATTACAG AATTCGTCGACCACCCATGTTCAGTATGCCTCCTGTTATTTGGAAGCAACAAATGCCAATGAGAGCCCCTTTGAACAACCACGCGGTTCTTCCGCAGCGTCCACCAGTGAAGGAGTTTCATTCGGTGAATAAAATGCCGGAGTACAGTCCAGAGTACAGGCCGGAAGCCGCTGTCTTACCACCGACTCATAGAGGCAGCGTTGACGATGACAAAGGACCCATTCATACAATTCCTGCGCCGAATCTTAGTCCTATGGACAAGCCTTTTAACGGTGAAATGAATGCCGAAGAAATGGCTCAACGTCAGCAGACGACCGACGCTGCTTACAAAATTAATGCTCATG TAGGTTCCATACTGCAAAACTTTGACCTTGCCACCATAGGCACCAGCTTGGCACCTCAGAAACCGGTGACCAGTCCTACGCCGACTCAGCATCAATACGAAGTTACCGAAACCAATGGTGTCAGTCAGAAAGAATATCAGACGGTTCTACCAACGTTCATACCACCGGAATACGCAACGCTCTCTACGTTAATTAATCCCGATTTCCAGTCTAACGATGTCTTCTTGAATAACCATCCGGCGTCTAATATCGGTCTCATCGGAACCAACATTCAACTTGGACAACCTAATCTACCAATGCAAACGAATCTTCACAGTTCCCTGCACGTTGGATTCCCGGGTACCGCTGGCCAAACGCCATACATTATAAATCAACAGATACCTGATTTACACGTGGGTCATCCGGCACCAGCTGGTCCCCCACTTTCGGCTACTCAACTTTATGATCTTCTAAACAGTTTCCCTCAAAAGATACCTGAACAATATCAAGCAG GTCAACAACCACAGCTTCAACAACATATTCTTCAGCAACAACTCGGTCAATTCTTCCAACCTACCGGAGTAACAGGTTTCTCCCAGCCCCAGATGCAATCGTTCAATTACGACGAGCAGGATAACAaggaacaacagcaacaacaacaacagcagcagcagcagcagcagattTTATTCAATCCAGAATACGTCGCTGAAAGAGTGAACACTAATTATAACGTTGAACAAGAAGTTTCTATAGACGATCAGGAGAATAATAATCTACGTCAAGATGATGAGCTTGCTTATATTAACGAAGGGGCCGAGCAATTAGAGAATAACATCGACTATGAAGATACTAATACTCAGAAAGGTCAAACAACATATTTCAACAAAGTATCAAACAACAATGGTATATCTTCACAATTTTATACAACGCTACCGAATCGCGAAGCAGCTGAAAAATTAGCTGCTCTGGCTGCGGCTGGTAATGTTAACAGTCAACTGATCGGACAACTTAGgaaacaacagcaacaacatgAAAATATGCAGAACGAGGAGGCTATGCCTCCGAATCACAAGAATGAAGATTACGATCAGACTTATCAAGACAGGACGCATAACAGACAGAAACATAGACAAAGTCAACAGGAACAGGAACAACAATTGCAGAAGTACGAAGAACAACAGAAGGAATACGAAAGACAACAGGAACAACATCGTCAAAGACAGAGCGCCGTGTACAGTAATAAACGACCCCTGAGAATCATGGTACCAGATGAGAATGATTATAATAACGAATCTCAGAATAATCAGTCGAAGGAGAACACTGAAGTTGAATATGAATATGAAAATGATGAAGCTGATGCTTTGAATTCGCAATCTAATTCGTCGTATGATGGGAGAAATTACGAACAATCAAACGCGGAATTTGGCTCGCGTTTGAGTCCAAAGAATGGAGCATAA
- the LOC117607167 gene encoding uncharacterized protein LOC117607167 isoform X2 gives MKTTNWICLLVACVCLVEARYKIRRPPLPPLQPAKLMYKKAWPMTHRISTGNMMHINGNVPKRMVPKLPNYRIRRPPMFSMPPVIWKQQMPMRAPLNNHAVLPQRPPVKEFHSVNKMPEYSPEYRPEAAVLPPTHRGSVDDDKGPIHTIPAPNLSPMDKPFNGEMNAEEMAQRQQTTDAAYKINAHGSILQNFDLATIGTSLAPQKPVTSPTPTQHQYEVTETNGVSQKEYQTVLPTFIPPEYATLSTLINPDFQSNDVFLNNHPASNIGLIGTNIQLGQPNLPMQTNLHSSLHVGFPGTAGQTPYIINQQIPDLHVGHPAPAGPPLSATQLYDLLNSFPQKIPEQYQAGQQPQLQQHILQQQLGQFFQPTGVTGFSQPQMQSFNYDEQDNKEQQQQQQQQQQQQQILFNPEYVAERVNTNYNVEQEVSIDDQENNNLRQDDELAYINEGAEQLENNIDYEDTNTQKGQTTYFNKVSNNNGISSQFYTTLPNREAAEKLAALAAAGNVNSQLIGQLRKQQQQHENMQNEEAMPPNHKNEDYDQTYQDRTHNRQKHRQSQQEQEQQLQKYEEQQKEYERQQEQHRQRQSAVYSNKRPLRIMVPDENDYNNESQNNQSKENTEVEYEYENDEADALNSQSNSSYDGRNYEQSNAEFGSRLSPKNGA, from the exons ATGAAG acGACAAATTGGATCTGTTTGTTGGTCGCATGCGTGTGCCTCGTCGAAGCCAGGTACAAGATCCGAAGACCACCATTGCCCCCTCTCCAACCGGCAAAATTAATGTACAAAAAAGCCTGGCCAATGACCCACAGAATCTCCACAGGGAATATGATGCATATCAATGGGAACGTGCCAAAAAGAATGGTTCCAAAACTTCCAAATTACAG AATTCGTCGACCACCCATGTTCAGTATGCCTCCTGTTATTTGGAAGCAACAAATGCCAATGAGAGCCCCTTTGAACAACCACGCGGTTCTTCCGCAGCGTCCACCAGTGAAGGAGTTTCATTCGGTGAATAAAATGCCGGAGTACAGTCCAGAGTACAGGCCGGAAGCCGCTGTCTTACCACCGACTCATAGAGGCAGCGTTGACGATGACAAAGGACCCATTCATACAATTCCTGCGCCGAATCTTAGTCCTATGGACAAGCCTTTTAACGGTGAAATGAATGCCGAAGAAATGGCTCAACGTCAGCAGACGACCGACGCTGCTTACAAAATTAATGCTCATG GTTCCATACTGCAAAACTTTGACCTTGCCACCATAGGCACCAGCTTGGCACCTCAGAAACCGGTGACCAGTCCTACGCCGACTCAGCATCAATACGAAGTTACCGAAACCAATGGTGTCAGTCAGAAAGAATATCAGACGGTTCTACCAACGTTCATACCACCGGAATACGCAACGCTCTCTACGTTAATTAATCCCGATTTCCAGTCTAACGATGTCTTCTTGAATAACCATCCGGCGTCTAATATCGGTCTCATCGGAACCAACATTCAACTTGGACAACCTAATCTACCAATGCAAACGAATCTTCACAGTTCCCTGCACGTTGGATTCCCGGGTACCGCTGGCCAAACGCCATACATTATAAATCAACAGATACCTGATTTACACGTGGGTCATCCGGCACCAGCTGGTCCCCCACTTTCGGCTACTCAACTTTATGATCTTCTAAACAGTTTCCCTCAAAAGATACCTGAACAATATCAAGCAG GTCAACAACCACAGCTTCAACAACATATTCTTCAGCAACAACTCGGTCAATTCTTCCAACCTACCGGAGTAACAGGTTTCTCCCAGCCCCAGATGCAATCGTTCAATTACGACGAGCAGGATAACAaggaacaacagcaacaacaacaacagcagcagcagcagcagcagattTTATTCAATCCAGAATACGTCGCTGAAAGAGTGAACACTAATTATAACGTTGAACAAGAAGTTTCTATAGACGATCAGGAGAATAATAATCTACGTCAAGATGATGAGCTTGCTTATATTAACGAAGGGGCCGAGCAATTAGAGAATAACATCGACTATGAAGATACTAATACTCAGAAAGGTCAAACAACATATTTCAACAAAGTATCAAACAACAATGGTATATCTTCACAATTTTATACAACGCTACCGAATCGCGAAGCAGCTGAAAAATTAGCTGCTCTGGCTGCGGCTGGTAATGTTAACAGTCAACTGATCGGACAACTTAGgaaacaacagcaacaacatgAAAATATGCAGAACGAGGAGGCTATGCCTCCGAATCACAAGAATGAAGATTACGATCAGACTTATCAAGACAGGACGCATAACAGACAGAAACATAGACAAAGTCAACAGGAACAGGAACAACAATTGCAGAAGTACGAAGAACAACAGAAGGAATACGAAAGACAACAGGAACAACATCGTCAAAGACAGAGCGCCGTGTACAGTAATAAACGACCCCTGAGAATCATGGTACCAGATGAGAATGATTATAATAACGAATCTCAGAATAATCAGTCGAAGGAGAACACTGAAGTTGAATATGAATATGAAAATGATGAAGCTGATGCTTTGAATTCGCAATCTAATTCGTCGTATGATGGGAGAAATTACGAACAATCAAACGCGGAATTTGGCTCGCGTTTGAGTCCAAAGAATGGAGCATAA
- the LOC117607169 gene encoding uncharacterized protein LOC117607169, translating into MKVLPLVVLCCCSILVLSESRESSKEDLLSRASAQLERLAPYRRTSTEQKASNEQWQLLDNASKDANRILREQRTAFEIYKLLPEKMQIDIAKRIGADRATIELLGDPKYIEMMQDRIKRSGSKRDYSGPEEYDHPPDGYHYGGYDTDHGEHHESSGSDSGGILKGSGSLIGGIANGIIGGLVSASSSASKGSSSVSASSASSSSSSSSDSGHKKPEYGHTYSVTM; encoded by the exons ATGAAG GTCCTGCCACTGGTCGTCCTCTGCTGTTGTTCCATCCTCGTCCTCTCGGAGAGCAGAGAATCCAGCAAAGAAGATttattatctcgagcctcggCTCAGCTGGAACGCCTGGCACCGTATAGAAGGACCTCGACAGAACAGAAAGCATCCAACGAACAGTGGCAATTGCTGGACAATGCCTCCAAGGATGCGAATAGAATATTGAGAGAACAACGTACAGCCTTTGAAATTTACAAACTTCTCCCGGAGAAAATGCAGATTGATATCGCGAAGAGGATCGGCGCTGATCGAGCTACCATCGAGCTCCTAGGTGATCCAAAATACATTGAGATGATGCAGGATAGGATCAAGAGATCAGGATCCAAACGCGATTATAGCGGACCCGAGGAATACGATCATCCTCCGGACGGGTATCATTACGGAGGATACGATACTGATCATGGAGAACATCACGAATCTTCAGGATCCGATTCTGGAGGTATCCTGAAAGGATCCGGGAGCTTGATCGGCGGTATAGCCAATGGTATAATCGGTGGTCTTGTCAGCGCCTCCAGCAGCGCGTCGAAAGGATCATCCTCGGTCTCTGCTTCGAGTGCATCGTCCAGCTCTTCCTCGAGCTCGGATTCGGGCCATAAAAAACCGGAATACGGGCATACCTATTCGGTAACTATGTAG